A genomic segment from Nocardiopsis sp. Huas11 encodes:
- a CDS encoding OFA family MFS transporter — translation MTRSTSPLLDYERSIAPPGYSRWLIPPAALAVHLSIGQVYAFSVFRNPLVERFDTSLTAIGVIFSISIVMLGLSAAFGGTWVERNGPRKAMFVAGLCWSGGFAVAALGVATGQLWLVYLGYGFLGGIGLGIGYISPVSTLIKWFPDRPGLATGIAIMGFGGGALIASPLSAELLTRYADTPVDAIVPAFLTLGAVYFVVMMMGAFTVRVPPAGWTPGRKSSATVPPEAGSGAPPAPRSGTAARAPALPGVAVGRAVRTPQFWLLWTVLFCNVTAGIGILEQASPMVQEFFTGVGPAEAAGYVGFLSLCNMLGRILWSSTSDVIGRKRVYIGYLGLGGLLYLLIAVAGTGSVVLFVALTGVILSFYGGGFATVPAYLKDLFGTFNVGAIHGRLLTAWSLAGIAGPMVVNVIADVQLAAGRDGAALYGLSLYVMVGVMAVGFLANMLIRPLPEGAHDRAPEPRTEAETEPAPGTAPAVERD, via the coding sequence ATGACGCGAAGCACCTCCCCACTCCTCGACTACGAGCGCAGTATCGCTCCCCCCGGCTACAGCCGATGGCTGATCCCGCCGGCCGCCCTGGCGGTCCACCTGTCCATCGGCCAGGTCTACGCGTTCAGCGTCTTCCGCAATCCCCTGGTGGAGCGGTTCGACACCTCGCTGACCGCGATCGGCGTCATCTTCAGCATCTCCATCGTGATGCTCGGACTGTCGGCGGCCTTCGGCGGCACGTGGGTGGAGCGCAACGGTCCCCGCAAGGCGATGTTCGTCGCCGGACTGTGCTGGTCGGGCGGGTTCGCGGTCGCCGCGCTCGGCGTGGCGACCGGACAGCTCTGGCTGGTCTACCTCGGCTACGGGTTCCTCGGCGGGATCGGCCTGGGCATCGGCTACATCTCCCCCGTCTCCACCCTCATCAAGTGGTTCCCCGACCGGCCGGGGCTGGCCACCGGCATCGCCATCATGGGTTTCGGCGGCGGGGCGCTGATCGCCTCACCGCTGTCCGCCGAACTCCTCACGCGCTACGCGGACACTCCGGTCGACGCCATCGTGCCCGCGTTCCTTACCCTGGGCGCGGTCTACTTCGTGGTCATGATGATGGGCGCGTTCACCGTGCGCGTCCCCCCGGCGGGGTGGACGCCGGGCCGGAAGTCCTCGGCGACGGTCCCGCCCGAGGCCGGGTCCGGGGCTCCTCCCGCGCCGCGGTCCGGTACGGCGGCCCGGGCGCCCGCGCTGCCCGGCGTCGCGGTGGGCAGGGCCGTGCGCACCCCGCAGTTCTGGCTGCTGTGGACGGTGCTGTTCTGCAACGTCACCGCAGGGATCGGCATCCTGGAGCAGGCGTCGCCCATGGTGCAGGAGTTCTTCACCGGGGTGGGGCCGGCCGAGGCGGCAGGCTACGTCGGCTTCCTGTCACTGTGCAACATGCTCGGGCGGATCCTGTGGTCCTCCACCTCCGACGTGATCGGCCGCAAGCGCGTCTACATCGGCTACCTCGGGCTGGGCGGGCTGCTGTACCTGCTGATCGCCGTCGCCGGGACCGGGTCGGTGGTGCTGTTCGTGGCGCTGACGGGCGTCATCCTGTCCTTCTACGGCGGCGGCTTCGCCACCGTGCCCGCCTACCTCAAGGACCTGTTCGGGACCTTCAACGTCGGCGCGATCCACGGCAGGCTGCTGACCGCCTGGTCCCTGGCCGGGATCGCCGGCCCGATGGTCGTCAACGTCATCGCCGACGTCCAGCTGGCGGCCGGACGCGACGGGGCCGCCCTGTACGGGCTCTCGCTGTACGTGATGGTCGGGGTCATGGCCGTGGGCTTCCTCGCGAACATGCTGATCCGCCCGCTCCCCGAGGGGGCGCACGACCGCGCACCCGAGCCCAGAACGGAAGCCGAGACCGAACCCGCGCCCGGGACCGCACCCGCGGTGGAGCGCGACTGA
- a CDS encoding SDR family oxidoreductase, which produces MDLFDLTGKNAVVTGGSRGIGMMMARGLLQAGARVWISSRKADACEEARAELSQYGEVHAVPADLSDEDECRRLAAEVTAQVPEVHILVNNAGATWGEPLETFPASAWDKVLDLNLKSPFFLVRAFLPALEAAATPDDPARIINVGSIDGIHVPDLPTYAYSTSKAAVHQLTRHLARELGPKAITVNAVAPGPFPSKMMASTLDAFGEHIAQAAPLRRIGRDDDMAGTAVYLAGRAGSYVTGAIIPVDGGIATTANGL; this is translated from the coding sequence ATGGACCTGTTCGATCTGACCGGGAAGAACGCCGTCGTCACCGGGGGCAGCCGCGGGATCGGGATGATGATGGCCCGCGGACTGCTCCAGGCCGGGGCCCGCGTATGGATCAGCTCCCGCAAGGCCGACGCCTGCGAGGAGGCCCGCGCCGAACTGTCCCAGTACGGCGAGGTGCACGCCGTGCCGGCCGACCTGTCGGACGAGGACGAGTGCCGGCGGCTCGCCGCCGAGGTCACCGCCCAGGTGCCCGAGGTGCACATCCTGGTGAACAACGCGGGCGCCACCTGGGGCGAACCGCTGGAGACCTTCCCCGCGTCGGCCTGGGACAAGGTCCTGGACCTCAACCTGAAGTCGCCGTTCTTCCTCGTGCGCGCCTTCCTGCCCGCGCTGGAGGCCGCGGCCACGCCCGACGACCCCGCGCGCATCATCAACGTCGGCAGCATCGACGGGATCCACGTCCCGGACCTGCCCACCTACGCCTACTCCACCAGCAAGGCCGCCGTCCACCAGCTGACCCGCCACCTCGCGCGGGAGCTGGGCCCCAAGGCGATCACCGTCAACGCGGTCGCGCCCGGCCCCTTCCCCTCGAAGATGATGGCGAGCACGCTGGACGCCTTCGGCGAGCACATCGCCCAGGCGGCACCGCTGCGCCGCATCGGCCGGGACGACGACATGGCCGGCACCGCGGTGTACCTGGCCGGCAGGGCGGGCTCCTACGTCACCGGCGCCATCATCCCGGTGGACGGGGGCATCGCCACCACGGCCAACGGGCTGTGA
- a CDS encoding TetR/AcrR family transcriptional regulator, with protein MSNTSGLRELSRQAVRSRIAEVAEELFVAQGFEATTVDEIAETVGMSQRTFFRYFASKEDAALDGFERVSDDFLARLTGRPLDETEWDSLRRAFDVMVEQCEDPERRRRTHTMHRITESSPPLLAAYLQRADRMQQRLLEVLVARAEERGETTDALVLRAVVGSAFACLQAVLSKESGTTDGAELSARLDTVMAAVRPVRHT; from the coding sequence ATGTCTAATACCAGCGGACTGCGTGAGCTCTCGCGCCAGGCGGTGCGGTCGAGGATCGCCGAGGTCGCCGAGGAGCTCTTCGTCGCCCAGGGCTTCGAGGCCACGACCGTCGACGAGATCGCCGAGACCGTCGGCATGTCCCAGCGCACGTTCTTCCGCTACTTCGCGTCGAAGGAGGACGCGGCCCTCGACGGCTTCGAGCGGGTGAGCGACGACTTCCTCGCCCGCCTCACCGGCCGCCCGCTCGACGAGACGGAGTGGGACTCGCTGCGGCGCGCCTTCGACGTCATGGTCGAGCAGTGCGAGGACCCCGAGCGGCGCAGGCGCACCCACACGATGCACCGGATCACCGAGAGCAGCCCTCCCCTGCTGGCGGCCTACCTGCAGCGGGCGGACCGCATGCAGCAGCGGCTCCTGGAGGTGCTGGTCGCCCGGGCCGAGGAGCGCGGCGAGACGACCGACGCACTCGTCCTGCGGGCGGTGGTCGGCTCCGCCTTCGCCTGCCTGCAGGCCGTCCTGTCCAAGGAGTCGGGCACCACGGACGGGGCGGAGCTCAGTGCGCGCCTGGACACGGTGATGGCCGCGGTGCGCCCGGTCCGCCACACCTGA
- a CDS encoding MDR family MFS transporter — translation MSRQVKVLLGLLLVSSFVVILNETIMSVALPRLMADLDITAATAQWMTTAFMLTMAVVIPTTGLILQRFTTRAVFVAAMSLFTAGTLLAAVAPGFGVLVVGRVVQAGGTAVMLPLLMTTVLNFVPASRRGRTMGMITVVIAVAPAVGPTFSGLILSVLGWRWLFLVVLPIAILSLVLGAVMVKNVGTPKRVPFDVLSIVLSAVAFGGLIYGLSSIGEATEGHAPVPPALPIVAGVLSLVLFVVRQLRLQRHGAALLDLRPFRERAFSLGVVVMLVSMGALFGTLILLPIYLQNVLELSTLDTGLMLLPGGLVMGLIAPVVGRLFDRFGPRPLVIPGTFTITGSLAVMTLLDETSPVPMVLAVHVALSVGLGLVMTPLMTSSLGSLDASLYSHGSAIVSTLQQLAGASGTALFITIMTTGTAAGIGAGLAPVAAQASGIHSAFLVGAGLAFLAAMTSFLVRKPARTPDVAAH, via the coding sequence ATGTCACGGCAGGTGAAGGTCCTGCTCGGCCTGCTGCTCGTGTCCTCCTTCGTGGTCATCCTCAACGAGACGATCATGAGTGTGGCGCTGCCCCGGCTCATGGCCGACCTCGACATCACGGCCGCCACGGCCCAGTGGATGACCACCGCGTTCATGCTGACGATGGCGGTCGTCATCCCGACCACCGGCCTCATCCTGCAGCGGTTCACCACGCGTGCGGTGTTCGTCGCCGCCATGTCCCTGTTCACCGCGGGGACCCTGCTCGCGGCGGTCGCCCCGGGGTTCGGGGTCCTGGTCGTGGGCCGGGTCGTCCAGGCCGGCGGTACGGCCGTGATGCTGCCGCTGCTGATGACGACGGTCCTCAACTTCGTCCCGGCCTCGCGCCGCGGGCGCACCATGGGCATGATCACGGTCGTCATCGCCGTGGCCCCGGCCGTCGGCCCGACCTTCTCCGGCCTCATCCTGTCCGTGCTCGGCTGGCGCTGGCTCTTCCTGGTCGTGCTGCCCATCGCGATCCTGAGCCTCGTCCTCGGCGCCGTCATGGTCAAGAACGTGGGCACGCCCAAGCGGGTGCCGTTCGACGTGCTCTCCATCGTGCTCTCGGCCGTGGCCTTCGGCGGTCTGATCTACGGACTGAGCAGCATCGGTGAGGCGACCGAGGGCCACGCACCGGTCCCGCCGGCGCTGCCGATCGTCGCGGGCGTCCTCTCACTGGTCCTGTTCGTGGTCCGGCAGCTGCGCCTGCAGCGACACGGTGCCGCGCTGCTCGACCTGCGCCCGTTCCGGGAGCGGGCGTTCTCCCTGGGCGTGGTCGTCATGCTCGTCTCCATGGGCGCGCTCTTCGGCACGCTGATCCTGCTGCCGATCTACCTGCAGAACGTCCTGGAGCTGAGCACGCTCGACACCGGGCTGATGCTCCTGCCGGGCGGCCTGGTGATGGGTCTGATCGCGCCGGTGGTCGGGCGCCTGTTCGACCGCTTCGGTCCGCGTCCGCTCGTCATTCCGGGCACGTTCACCATCACCGGCTCGCTCGCGGTGATGACCCTGCTGGACGAGACCTCGCCGGTGCCGATGGTCCTGGCGGTCCACGTCGCGCTGAGCGTCGGCCTCGGCCTCGTCATGACGCCGTTGATGACCTCCTCGCTCGGATCGCTGGACGCCTCGCTGTACTCGCACGGCAGCGCGATCGTCAGCACGCTCCAGCAGCTCGCGGGCGCGTCCGGGACGGCGCTGTTCATCACCATCATGACCACCGGAACCGCCGCCGGGATCGGCGCGGGGCTGGCGCCGGTGGCGGCGCAGGCCTCGGGAATCCACTCCGCGTTCCTGGTGGGCGCCGGGCTGGCGTTCCTGGCGGCGATGACGTCGTTCCTGGTCAGGAAGCCGGCGCGCACGCCCGACGTGGCCGCGCACTGA
- a CDS encoding glutathione peroxidase, whose product MDLYDIPLRTLSGEPTSLAEYRGRALLIVNVASKCGLTPQYEGLERLHERYQDQGLTVLGVPCNQFMGQEPGTSEEIAAFCSTTYGVTFPMLEKADVNGEERHPLYTALVTTADAQGEAGDVQWNFEKFLVDPQGRVVGRFRPATEPESPEVVSAVEAHLPR is encoded by the coding sequence ATGGACCTGTACGACATCCCGCTGCGCACCCTGTCCGGCGAGCCCACGTCGCTGGCCGAGTACCGCGGCCGCGCCCTGCTGATCGTCAACGTCGCCTCCAAGTGCGGTCTCACGCCGCAGTACGAGGGCCTGGAGCGCCTGCACGAGCGCTACCAGGACCAGGGCCTGACCGTGCTGGGCGTGCCCTGCAACCAGTTCATGGGGCAGGAGCCCGGCACGTCCGAGGAGATCGCCGCCTTCTGCTCGACGACCTACGGCGTCACCTTCCCGATGCTGGAGAAGGCCGACGTCAACGGCGAGGAGCGCCACCCGCTGTACACCGCGCTCGTCACGACCGCCGACGCGCAGGGCGAGGCCGGTGACGTGCAGTGGAACTTCGAGAAGTTCCTCGTCGACCCCCAGGGCCGGGTCGTGGGCCGGTTCCGCCCGGCCACCGAGCCCGAGTCGCCGGAGGTCGTGTCCGCGGTCGAGGCGCACCTGCCGCGCTGA
- a CDS encoding Fur family transcriptional regulator — MTTPSDFERMLRESALRVTSPRLAVLSAVHENPHADTESIIGVVRSRLGTVSDQAVYDVLKALTGAGLVRRIQPQNSVARYETRVGDNHHHVVCRSCGAIADVDCAVGHAPCLNASHNHGFVIDEAEVVYWGVCADCSDTPSS; from the coding sequence ATGACAACCCCTTCGGATTTCGAGCGAATGTTGCGCGAGTCCGCTCTGCGGGTGACCAGCCCTCGACTGGCCGTGCTCTCCGCCGTGCACGAGAACCCGCACGCGGACACGGAGTCGATCATCGGTGTGGTGCGCTCGCGCCTCGGAACGGTGTCCGACCAGGCCGTCTACGACGTCCTCAAGGCACTCACCGGCGCGGGCCTGGTGCGACGCATACAGCCGCAGAACTCCGTGGCCCGCTACGAGACGCGGGTCGGGGACAACCACCACCACGTCGTGTGCCGGTCGTGCGGTGCCATCGCCGACGTCGACTGCGCCGTCGGCCACGCACCGTGCCTGAACGCCTCGCACAACCACGGTTTCGTCATCGACGAGGCCGAGGTCGTCTACTGGGGCGTCTGCGCGGACTGCTCCGACACACCGAGTTCCTGA
- the katG gene encoding catalase/peroxidase HPI gives MSETHEGVDAPLQTDSAGGGCPVAHGRAPHPTQGGGNRGWWPNQLNMKILAKNSAVSNPLGEGFDYAEAFKALDLDAVKADIAEVLTDSQDWWPADFGHYGPLMIRMAWHSAGTYRSHDGRGGGSAGQQRFAPLNSWPDNVNLDKARRLLWPVKKKYGQNISWADLMILTGNVALESMGLKTFGFGGGREDVWEPDEDVYWGPETTWLDDQRYTGDRDLEKPLAAVQMGLIYVNPEGPNGNPDPLAAARDIRETFARMGMNDEETVALIAGGHTFGKTHGAAPDSNLEAEPESAGLEMQGLGWKNNHGTGKGADTIGSGLEVTWTTTPAQWSQGFFKNLFEFEYELTKSPGGGNQWVAKDAGEIIPDAHIPGKKHKPTMLTTDLSLRVDPVYEQISRRFYEDNEAFADAFARAWYKLTHRDMGPKVRYLGPEVPQETLIWQDPLPAQEGEVVGAAEIAALKAKVAESGLTVSQLVSTAWASASTYRDSDKRGGANGARIRLEPQIDWEVNNPAELRSVLNTLESIAVEFNASSDTKVSLADLIVLAGGVGVEQAAKAAGHEVEVPFTPGRVDATQEQTDPGQFAFLEPVADGFRNYYGKGSHLPAEYLLLDRANLLGVSAPEMTALVGGLRVLGTNHDGSDVGVFTEHPGALTNDFFVNLLDLGTVWAPTGETSETSETFVAKDDSGAVKWTGSRVDLLFGSNSELRAVAEVYASDDAKEKFVQDFIAAWNKIMNADRFDLV, from the coding sequence ATGTCTGAAACCCACGAAGGCGTCGACGCGCCGCTGCAGACGGACTCCGCGGGCGGCGGCTGCCCGGTCGCGCACGGTCGCGCTCCGCACCCCACCCAGGGCGGCGGCAACCGCGGCTGGTGGCCCAACCAGCTCAACATGAAGATCCTGGCCAAGAATTCGGCCGTGTCGAACCCGCTCGGTGAGGGCTTCGACTACGCCGAGGCCTTCAAGGCCCTGGACCTGGACGCCGTGAAGGCGGACATCGCCGAGGTCCTCACGGACTCCCAGGACTGGTGGCCCGCCGACTTCGGGCACTACGGCCCGCTCATGATCCGCATGGCGTGGCACAGCGCCGGCACCTACCGGTCGCACGACGGCCGCGGCGGCGGCAGCGCCGGCCAGCAGCGCTTCGCGCCGCTGAACAGCTGGCCCGACAACGTCAACCTGGACAAGGCCCGCCGTCTGCTCTGGCCGGTCAAGAAGAAGTACGGCCAGAACATCTCCTGGGCCGACCTGATGATCCTCACCGGCAACGTCGCGCTGGAGTCCATGGGTCTGAAGACCTTCGGCTTCGGCGGCGGTCGCGAGGACGTGTGGGAGCCCGACGAGGACGTCTACTGGGGCCCCGAGACCACGTGGCTCGACGACCAGCGCTACACGGGCGACCGTGACCTGGAGAAGCCGCTGGCCGCGGTCCAGATGGGTCTCATCTACGTCAACCCGGAGGGCCCCAACGGCAACCCGGACCCGCTGGCCGCCGCTCGCGACATCCGCGAGACCTTCGCCCGCATGGGTATGAACGACGAGGAGACCGTCGCCCTCATCGCGGGCGGCCACACCTTCGGCAAGACCCACGGTGCGGCCCCGGACTCCAACCTGGAGGCCGAGCCCGAGTCCGCCGGCCTGGAGATGCAGGGCCTGGGCTGGAAGAACAACCACGGCACCGGCAAGGGCGCCGACACGATCGGCTCGGGCCTCGAGGTCACCTGGACCACCACGCCCGCGCAGTGGAGCCAGGGCTTCTTCAAGAACCTCTTCGAGTTCGAGTACGAGCTCACCAAGAGCCCGGGCGGCGGCAACCAGTGGGTCGCCAAGGACGCCGGGGAGATCATCCCCGACGCCCACATCCCCGGCAAGAAGCACAAGCCGACCATGCTCACCACCGACCTGTCGCTGCGCGTCGACCCGGTCTACGAGCAGATCTCGCGCCGCTTCTACGAGGACAACGAGGCCTTCGCGGACGCCTTCGCCCGCGCCTGGTACAAGCTGACCCACCGCGACATGGGCCCGAAGGTGCGCTACCTCGGCCCGGAGGTCCCGCAGGAGACGCTGATCTGGCAGGACCCGCTCCCCGCCCAGGAGGGCGAGGTCGTCGGGGCCGCGGAGATCGCCGCGCTCAAGGCCAAGGTCGCCGAGTCCGGCCTGACCGTCTCCCAGCTGGTGTCCACGGCGTGGGCCTCGGCGTCCACCTACCGTGACAGCGACAAGCGCGGCGGCGCCAACGGCGCCCGCATCCGCCTGGAGCCGCAGATCGACTGGGAGGTCAACAACCCGGCCGAGCTGCGCTCCGTGCTCAACACGCTGGAGAGCATCGCGGTCGAGTTCAACGCCTCCTCGGACACGAAGGTCTCGCTCGCGGACCTGATCGTCCTGGCCGGCGGCGTCGGTGTCGAGCAGGCCGCCAAGGCGGCCGGCCACGAGGTCGAGGTGCCCTTCACCCCGGGCCGTGTCGACGCCACGCAGGAGCAGACCGACCCCGGTCAGTTCGCCTTCCTCGAGCCGGTCGCCGACGGCTTCCGCAACTACTACGGCAAGGGCAGCCACCTCCCGGCCGAGTACCTGCTGCTCGACAGGGCGAACCTGCTCGGCGTGAGCGCGCCCGAGATGACCGCGCTGGTGGGTGGCCTGCGTGTGCTGGGCACCAACCACGACGGCTCCGACGTGGGCGTGTTCACCGAGCACCCGGGCGCGCTGACGAACGACTTCTTCGTCAACCTGCTCGACCTGGGCACCGTCTGGGCGCCGACCGGCGAGACCTCCGAGACGTCGGAGACGTTCGTGGCCAAGGACGACTCCGGTGCGGTCAAGTGGACCGGCAGCCGCGTCGACCTGCTGTTCGGCTCGAACTCCGAGCTGCGCGCGGTGGCCGAGGTCTACGCCTCCGACGACGCGAAGGAGAAGTTCGTCCAGGACTTCATCGCCGCGTGGAACAAGATCATGAACGCGGACCGCTTCGACCTGGTCTGA